The following nucleotide sequence is from Pseudomonas sp. S09G 359.
AAAAGCAAAACCCCGCCAGAAAAAGGCGGGGTTCTCACGGGCCTCGATGAGTTGAGGCGTACCCGGACACTACCACAGCGTGACAAATAAACAAGACGACCTCAGGCGTGCGCCCTGCGCTGCTCGGCCTCGGCGCAGATCACCCGGCGCCGGGCATCGTCGGCAGAGCGCCATTCCCGGATGTCTTCCACATGGCGGAAACAGCCGAGGCAGACTTTTTGCTCGTCCAGGCGACACAAACTGATACAAGGTGACGGCACCGCCGGGCTGACATTGCTGAACAGCGGCTTGGGCGGGCGTACGGGTGCAGGCTGGGTCACGGCTCAGATCTCGTCGAAATCCAGCTCGACGCCGGCTTGTTCCAATACCAGGCGCGCGAGTATTTCACCCAGCAGCTCTTCGCTTTTATCGCATTGCCACTTGCCGCTTTCTTCGTCGAAGTCGAAGTGAATACCACCGGAACGTGCGGCCAACCACAGCTGACGCAGCGGTTCCTGACGGCTGAAGATCAATTGAGTGCCATTTTCGAACTTGACGGTCAGCACGCCGGCCGAATTTTCCAGGTCCACGTCCAGGCCGCTGTCGTCGAAAATATCTTCCAGCGCCTGCTGGGTCGAATCCACCAGGTCGTGAAAACGGGCTTCGGTCAAACTCATTGTGGCAACCTCAAAAGTGTCTGGTTTTGCTCAAGCGCCGCACGATACGGGCGAGCCCCGCTGATTGCAAAGGATACCGATTTCATTACCGACGAACGTATGAAATATCCTCGGCCAGCGTAGTCCGCTTCGCGGCCATGTCGGCAAACCCCCGCCAGACGGGTATTCCAGCGCATAGGCAAGCTGGCGGGTGGTCGGTATACTCGGGCGCAATTAATGCATATTCAAGGATTTCGCCATGAAGCGCCTGATCTCTTCCCTTGCTGCGCTCGTCGCGGTCGCCTGCCTCGTTAGTGCCTGTGGTCAAAAAGGCCCGCTGTACCTGCCCGACGATAGCAAAGACCCGAATGAACAGGCGCAATCGTCGCAAAAACCAGCCAAAGCGCATAAGCACGACACCTACTAAGGGAACCCCATGGACGCTTTTAACTACCGGGACGGCGAGCTGTTCGCGGAAGGCGTGGCGTTGTCCGCGATTGCCCAGCGCTTTGGTACCCCGACGTACGTGTACTCCCGTGCGCATATCGAAGCGCAATACCGCTCCTTTACCGACCCGCTGAATGGCGTACCGCACCTGGTGTGCTACGCGGTCAAGGCCAACTCCAACCTGGGTGTACTCAATGTCCTGGCGCGTTTGGGCGCCGGTTTCGACATCGTCTCCCGTGGCGAGCTGGAACGCGTTCTGGCCGCTGGTGGCAAGGCTGACAAGATCGTGTTTTCCGGCGTTGGCAAGAGCCGCGAAGACATGCGCCGCGCCCTCGAAGTCGGCGTGCACTGCTTCAACGTCGAATCCACCGACGAGCTGGAGCGCCTGCAAGTCGTGGCCGCCGAGATGGGCGTTCGCGCGCCGATCTCCCTGCGCGTCAACCCGGACGTCGACGCTGGCACCCACCCGTACATTTCCACCGGTCTCAAAGAGAACAAGTTCGGCATCGCCATCGCCGACGCCGAGGACGTGTACATCCGCGCCGCCCAACTGCCGAACCTGGAAGTGCTGGGTGTCGACTGCCACATCGGCTCGCAACTGACCAGCCTGCCGCCGTTCCTGGATGCCCTCGACCGCCTGCTTGCGCTGGTCGACCGCCTCGGTGAATGCGGCATCTACCTGCACCACATCGACCTCGGTGGTGGCGTGGGTGTGCGCTATCGCGATGAAAACCCACCGCTGATCGCCGATTACATCCAGGCCGTGCGCGAGCGCACCGAAGGCCGCGGCCTGACCCTGATGTTCGAGCCGGGCCGTTATATCGTCGCCAACGCCAGCGTACTGCTGACCCAGGTCGAGTACCTCAAGCACACCGAGCACAAGGATTTCGCCATCGTCGATGCGGCGATGAACGACCTGATCCGCCCGGCGCTGTACCAGGCCTGGATGAATGTCACTGCCGTAACGCCTCGCGACAGCGAACCGCGCACCTATGACATCGTCGGCCCGATCTGCGAAACCGGTGACTTCCTGGCCAAGGAGCGTCAACTGGCCCTGGAAGAAGGCGACCTGCTGGCCGTGCATTCGGCGGGTGCATACGGGTTTGTCATGAGTTCCAACTACAACACCCGCGGCCGTGCTGCCGAGGTGCTGGTGGACGGTGATCAAGCGTTTGAAGTGCGTCGCCGCGAGACGGTAGCCGAGTTGTATGCTGGCGAAAGCCTGCTGCCGGAGTAAGCCATGCTGCTGCGTTTTACCAAGATGCACGGGCTGGGTAATGATTTCATGGTCCTCGACCTGGTCAGCCAGCACGCGCACATCCTGCCTAAGCACGCCAAACAGTGGGGCGACCGGCATACCGGCATTGGTTTCGACCAATTGCTGCTCGTCGAGGCGCCCAGCAACCCGGAGGTGGATTTCCGTTACCGGATCTTCAACTCCGACGGCTCCGAAGTGGAACAGTGCGGCAACGGTGCGCGCTGCTTCGCGCGCTTTGTGCTGGATAAGCGCCTGACCGCCAAGCGCCAGATCCGCGTCGAAACCAAGGGCGGCGTGATCGAACTGGATATCCGCAGCGACGGCCAGATCAGCGTCAACATGGGCGCGCCACGCCTGGTGCCGGCGGACATTCCGTTCCAGGCTCCCGAGCAGGCGAAAAGTTATGCGCTGGAGGTTGATGACCAGTCGGTGGATATCGCCGCCGTGTCCATGGGCAACCCCCATGCGGTGCTGCGGGTCAACGACATCAACAACGCGCCCGTGGATGAATTGGGGCCGAAAATCGAACACCACCCGCGCTTTCCTGCACGGGTCAACGTGGGTTTCCTACAGGTGATCGACCGTTCTCGCGCACAACTACGTGTGTGGGAACGCGGTGCCGGCGAAACCCAGGCCTGCGGCACCGGTGCTTGCGCCGCTGCCGTGGCCGCGATCAGCCAGGGGTGGATGGATTCGCCACTGCTGATCGACCTGCCCGGTGGGCGTTTGTCCATCGAATGGGCAGGCCCTGGCCACCCGGTGCTGATGACCGGGCCGGCCTCGCGTGTATACGAAGGACAGGTCCGTCTATGAGTGAGCCAAGCTAATGACCGATAAGCCTCAAGTACCCGCCGAAGCGTCCCCGAACGAAAGTCTGGAGGCCGCTGCTGTTGCGGCGTACCTTGAGGCTAACCCGGACTTTTTCGTCGACCACGAAGAACTGCTGCCGGCCCTGCGCATCCCCCACCAGCGCGGCGATACCGTGTCGCTGGTGGAGCGGCAGATGAAGATCCTGCGCGAGCGCAATATCGAAATGCGCCATCGTCTCTCACAACTGATGGACGTGGCCCGCGACAATGACCGCCTGTTCGACAAGACCCGCCGCCTGATTCTTACCCTGATGGACGCCACCAGCCTGGAGGAAACGGTGATCGCCGTGGAAGACAGCCTGCGCCAGGACTTCCAGGTGCCCTTTGTCAGCCTGATTCTGTTCAGCGACAACCCGATGCCGGTGGGCCGCTGGGTCAGCGGCAGCGACGCACAGACCGCCATCGGTGGCCTGCTGTCCGAAGGCAAGACCATCAGCGGCACCTTGCGCGAGCATGAGTTGGACTTCCTGTTTGGCGCCGAACAGCGCAAGCAGATCGGCTCTACCGCCGTGGTCGCCCTCAGCCACCAGGGCCTGCACGGCGTGCTGGCCATCGCCAGCCGCGACCCTGCGCACTACAAAAGCTCGGTGGGCACGCTGTTTCTGACCTACATCGCCGAAGTGCTGGGCCGCGTGCTGCCGCGCTTCACCACTGCCCTGCGCGCGGTGCGCTAGCCATGGAACGGCAACTGGACGCTTACTGCGCTCACCTGCGCAACGAGCGCCAGGTGTCGCCCCACACCCTGGAAGCCTATCGACGGGACCTGAACACGGTCCTGGCGTACTGCGAAAAACACCAGATCAGCAGCTGGAAGGCCCTGGATATCCAGAGCCTGCGCAGCCTGATCGCGCGCCTGCACCAGGCGGGGCAGTCCTCGCGCAGCCTGTCGCGCCTGCTGTCAGCGGTGCGCGGCCTGTATCACTACTTGAATCGCGAAGGCCTGTGCGATCACGACCCGGCCAATGGCCTGGCCCCGCCCAAGGGCGAACGGCGCCTACCCAAGACACTCGACACCGATCGCGCCCTGCAACTGCTCGATGGCGCCGTGGAAGATGACTTCCTCGCCCATCGCGACCAGGCCATTCTCGAACTGTTCTACTCCTCGGGCCTGCGCCTGTCGGAGCTGACCGGCCTGAACCTGGACCAACTGGACCTGGCCGACGGCCTGGTGCAAGTGCTCGGCAAGGGCAGCAAGACCCGTGTGCTGCCGGTGGGCAGGAAGGCCCGCGAAGCCTTGCAACTGTGGTTGCCGCTGCGCCTGTTGACCAACCCGGCCGACGACGCCGTGTTTGTCAGCCAACAAGGCCGACGCCTGGGGCCACGGGCGATCCAGCTACGGGTCAAAGCCGCCGGCGAGCGCGAGCTGGGGCAGAACCTGCACCCGCATATGCTGCGGCACTCCTTTGCCAGCCATATGCTCGAGTCATCCCAGGACCTGCGCGCCGTGCAGGAGCTGCTCGGCCACTCCGACATCAAGACCACACAGATCTATACCCACCTGGACTTCCAACACCTGGCAACGGTGTACGACAGCGCCCATCCACGGGCCAAACGCATCAAGGGCGGCGACTCATGAGTATCAAGCTGATCACCTTCGACCTCGACGACACACTTTGGGACAACGTACCCGTCATCATCAGCGCCGAAGCGTCGATGCGTGAATGGCTGGCGGTTAACGCCGCCAAGGTCGGCGACCTGCCGCTGGAGTATTTCGCCAGCCTGCGTCAGCAGGTGTTGCAGCGTCATCCGGAACTCAAGCACCGCATCAGCGTGCTGCGCCACCGAGTGCTGATGCACGCTTTTGAAGAGGCCGGTTATCCACAGCCACAGGCCACGGAAATGGCCGATGTGTGCTTCGAGGCGTTCATTCACGCGCGTCACCAGATCAGCGTGTTCCCCGAGGCCGAGCCGATGCTGCAGGCCCTGCGCGAACATTTCCTGCTGGGGGTCATCACCAATGGCAACGCCGATGTACAGCGCGTAGGGCTGGCGGATTACTTCCACTTTGCCCTGCGGGCCGAAGATATCGGCATCGCCAAGCCGGATGCGCGATTGTTTCAGGAAGCGTTGCAACGCGGCGGAGTGGATGCCAGTGCGGCGGTGCACATCGGCGATCACCCAGGCGATGACATTGCCGGAGCACAAGCGGCGGGGCTGCGGGCGGTGTGGTTCAACCCGACGGGTAAGGTGTGGGAAGGAGACAAACATCCAGATGCACAGATCCGCAGCCTGACGGAGTTGCCGGAATTGCTTCGCAACTGGCAGTAACACTGCAGCAGCAACACTGAATATCCAAATGTGGGAGGGGGCTTGCCCCCGATAGCGGTGTATCAGTCACCTGATGTACTGGCTGACCCACTGCCATCGGGGGCAAGCCCCCTCCCACATTTGATCCGCAGTAGCTTGGAGGAATTTATTCCACCCATGAAAAAGCCCGCAGCGACGGCGGGCTCTCTCAGCAAGCAGGTGGCTGACCTCAGATAGGTCGGCTGCCGTACTTGTTATCCGGCTTCTTCGGTGGGTCTGCCACCACGTTGGCCTCGACTTCCTGCACTTTGCCGCCTTTAGCGAGGAATTCTTCCATCGCACGGGCCAGCGCATCGCGCTCTTTGTTCTTGGCCTCAACGCTCGGCAATTCATCTACCGACACAGCAGCCTTGGCCTTGCCTTTGGCAGCCGGGGCAGGCGCGTCATCGCCACCGTCGTCGTCAGCAACGTCTTCCGCCGCCGCTTCAAGACCTTCTTCGGTGTCGTCTTCGTCACCTACTTCCAGTTCGTCGTTTTCCAGATCATCGTCGCTCATGTTCTACCTCATGACTTGCGAAAAGCAGATTAGTTATAGCCCAGCTTCACCCTCTGTCGAGGTTGCCGGAAGAAAATCAACATCCACAGGATTTCCAGTGGCTTATGCCCCATCACCGTGCAAGGTGGCGAGGACTTTACGAGCACCGCCATGATCACGGTGCTCGCCTAGATAAACCCCTTGCCAGGTCCCCATCGCCAAACGGCCGGCCTTCACCGGCAAACTCAGCTGACAGCCCAGGAGGCTGGCCTTGAAGTGCGCCGGCAGATCATCCGGGCCTTCGTCGTTGTGCTCGAATCCGGCCTGGCCTTGCGGCACCAGCGAATTGAAGAAACGCTCGAAGTCACGACGAACCGCCGGATCGGCATTCTCGTTGACGGTCAACGAGGCCGAGGTGTGCTGCAGCCACAGATGCAACAGGCCCACACGACACGCCTTCAACTCAGGCAAGCCGGCCAGTAACTCGTCTGTCACCAGGTGAAAGCCCCGGGGCTTGGCCCGCAGGGTAATCAGGGTCTGTTGCCACATACAGTTCTCCGCCCATCGGCGCGCATTCTAGCGCGCTCTGGGAAAAAACAAAGTGTCGAATACGCCTACATGCCTGTAAGACATTCGCATGCTGAAAAGTACCGTGTGCGCCCGATCACAAACTCAGCGCGAAAACCGGTACAACGTCCTACGACTGACAAACACCAGACAAAAAAATGCCCGGCAAGCCGGGCATTTTTTTTCGCGTACTTACAAGTTGTAGCCGCGTTCGTTGTGTTGCGCCAGGTCGAGGCCGACCGCCTCTTCTTCCTCGGTAACCCGCAGGCCCATGACCATGTCCAGCACCTTGAGGATGATGAAGGTCACGATCGCCGTGTAGATCACGGTGAAGCCGACGCCTTTGGCCTGGATCCAGACCTGTGCCGCCACGTCAGTCACGGTGCCGAAGCCGCCAAGTGCAGGGGCTGCGAACACACCGGTGAGGATCGCACCGACGATACCGCCGATACCGTGCACGCCGAACGCGTCCAGGGAGTCGTCGTAGCCCAGCTTGCGCTTGAGGCTGGTGGCGCAGAAGAAGCAGATCACACCGGCGACCAGGCCGATCACCAGGGCGCCCATCGGGCCTACGGTGCCAGCGGCCGGGGTAATGGCAACCAGGCCGGCAACCACACCCGAGGCGATGCCCAGTGCGCTTGGCTTACCGTGGGTGACCCACTCGGCGAACATCCAGCCCAGTGCAGCAGCAGCGGTTGCGATCTGAGTCACCAGCATTGCCATACCGGCAGTGCCGTTGGCCGCCGCAGCAGAACCGGCGTTGAAGCCGAACCAGCCAACCCACAGCATTGCCGCACCCACCAGGGTGTAACCCAGGTTGTGAGGCGCCATCGGGGTGGTCGGGAAGCCTTTACGCTTGCCGAGCACGATGCACGCCACCAGGCCAGCCACACCGGCGTTGATGTGCACCACGGTGCCGCCAGCGAAGTCCAGCACGCCCCAGTCGCCCAGCAAAGAACCTGGACCGCCCCAGACCATGTGGGCAATCGGTGCGTAGACCAGGGTGAACCAGACGGCCATGAAGATCAGCATCGCGGAGAACTTCATACGCTCGGCGAAGGCGCCGACGATCAGCGCCGGGGTGATGATGGCGAAGGTCATCTGGAAGGTGACGAACACGGCCTCAGGGAACAATGCCGCTGGACCTGTGATGCTCGCCGGGGTCACACCCGACAGGAACAGCTTGGACAAGCCGCCCACGAACGAGTTGAAGTTGACGACGCCTGCTTCCATCCCGGTAGTGTCGAACGCCATGCTGTAGCCGTAGACGAACCACAGGATGGTGATCAGGCCGGTGATGGCGAAACATTGCATCATCACGGAAAGAATGTTTTTGGAACGCACCATGCCGCCGTAGAACAGCGCCAGGCCTGGAATGGTCATGAACAGCACCAGCGCCGTGGATGTCAGCATCCATGCGGTGTCGCCGGAATTGAGGACTGGAGCAGCCACTTCGTCTGCCGCCATGGCCAGGCTTGGCATTACGATGGACAGCAGGGCTCCGAGCCCTGCGAATTTACGCAGAGTCATATTGTTTTCTCCTGGGGCGTTGGGGTTTGGCGGCTTAGATTGCGTCAGTATCGGTTTCGCCGGTACGGATGCGAATAGCCTGTTCCAGATTGACCACGAAGATCTTGCCGTCACCGATCTTGCCGGTGTTGGCGGCCTTGGTTATCGCCTCGATAACCCGATCAAGATCCTTGTCGTCGATGGCGACATCAATCTTCACCTTCGGCAGGAAATCGACTACGTATTCCGCGCCGCGATACAGCTCGGTGTGACCCTTCTGCCGACCGAAGCCTTTGACCTCAGTAACGGTAATGCCCTGCACGCCGATTTCGGACAACGACTCGCGTACATCGTCCAACTTGAACGGCTTGATGATGGCAGTGACTAGCTTCATGAAAACTCTCTCCCGAATTGGTGGACTTGCCCCAGGAAAACAAACCCGTCTCAAGTCTAAGCGCAGTGCCTGGCTTTGTAACGCGTCGTCGCAGCGCAGTTGCCGTTGCGACGCCAGCGAACCACTGATGACGAAACCTGTACCCCTGATCCGTCGGCGCACTGCATTCGTCACAGCGACTGCATCAGTGCATGGGTCATGATCGTCTAAGCAGAAACCTTGCCAGCTCCGTAAAAATCACTGAAATCAGTCCTTTGCCCACCTATGCGCACCTGCGGGGCGGATTCGCGGCCACAATGCGCACGAAAACAGTGCGACCGCGCCCAGCCCCATGCGCGAAAAGCGTGCGTACAGGGCCTTGGAAAAGACTATAGACGCTGCGTGATACACTGCCCGCCAACAGTTTTTCCGGAATGTTTCCCATGCTCGCGCCCAAAGACCTCCTCGACGCCCTGAGCGGCCACGCCTCTCGCCTGTTCAGCGGCGACACCCCGCTGCCCCGCAATGAAATCGAAAGCCAGTTCAAGGCACTGCTGCAAAGTGGCTTCAGCAAGCTCGACCTGGTGAGCCGCGAAGAATTCGATAGCCAGATGGTCGTCCTGGCCCGCACCCGTGCACGGTTGGAGAGCCTGGAGGCGAAGGTGGCGGAGTTGGAAGCGCGGTTGGCGCCGACATCGGCTGAATAAACGCGACCCCTGTGGGAGCTGGCTTGCCAGCTCCCACATTTGCGCTGTGTCGCTGGTTGGATACGTTCTGTAAAACCTCCCCGCATCGATCGCTTCAACCCTCGTCTACCCTTGAAATACCGCAGGAAGCGGCCCTCCCTTTCAAGGAACGAGCATGTCTCTCGCCATCGTCCACAGCCGCGCCCAGATCGGCGTCGAAGCCCCTGCCGTCACCGTCGAAGTGCATATGGCCAATGGTCTGCCGTCCCTGACGCTGGTGGGCCTGCCGGAAACCGCCGTCAAGGAAAGCAAGGACCGCGTGCGCAGCGCCATTCTCAACTCGGCCCTGCAATATCCATCACGCCGCATCACGCTCAACCTCGCGCCCGCCGACCTGCCCAAGGACGGCGGGCGTTTTGACCTGGCGATTGCCCTGGGGATCCTGGCCGCGAGTGTGCAGGTGCCAGCGTTGATGCTCGACGACGTGGAATGCCTGGGCGAACTGGCCTTGTCCGGTGAAGTGCGTGCGGTCAAAGGCGTATTGCCGGCCGCGTTGGCGGCACGCAAGGCCGGGCGCACCGTGATAGTGCCTCGGGCGAATGCCGAGGAAGCGTGCCTGGCGTCAGGCTTGAAGGTGATCGCCGTGGATCACCTGCTGCAGGTGGTGGCACACCTGAATGGGCATGTGCCGATTGAGCCCTACAAGTCCGATGGCTTACTGTTTTTGAACAAGCCCTACCCGGACCTGAGTGAAGTGCAGGGCCAGATCGCGGCCAAGCGCGCCTTGCTGATTGCTGCCGCAGGCGCGCACAACCTTTTGTTCAGCGGCCCACCCGGCACCGGCAAGACCTTGCTCGCCAGCCGCCTGCCCGGGTTACTGCCGCCATTGAGCGAGCAGGAAGCCCTTGAAGTCGCGGCGATTCAGTCCGTGGTCAGCCTGGCGCCCTTGAGCCATTGGCCCCATCGGCCGTTTCGCCAGCCACATCATTCGGCCTCGGGCCCGGCGCTGGTGGGCGGCGGCTCGAAACCGCAGCCAGGGGAAATCACCCTGGCCCATCACGGCGTGCTGTTTCTGGATGAGCTGCCGGAGTTTGATCGCAAGGTACTGGAGGTGCTGCGCGAACCTCTGGAATCCGGCCATATTGTGATTTCCCGGGCGCGCGACCGAGTGAGCTTCCCCGCACGCTTTCAACTGGTCGCGGCGATGAA
It contains:
- a CDS encoding DUF1289 domain-containing protein — protein: MTQPAPVRPPKPLFSNVSPAVPSPCISLCRLDEQKVCLGCFRHVEDIREWRSADDARRRVICAEAEQRRAHA
- the cyaY gene encoding iron donor protein CyaY, whose translation is MSLTEARFHDLVDSTQQALEDIFDDSGLDVDLENSAGVLTVKFENGTQLIFSRQEPLRQLWLAARSGGIHFDFDEESGKWQCDKSEELLGEILARLVLEQAGVELDFDEI
- a CDS encoding lipoprotein codes for the protein MKRLISSLAALVAVACLVSACGQKGPLYLPDDSKDPNEQAQSSQKPAKAHKHDTY
- the lysA gene encoding diaminopimelate decarboxylase → MDAFNYRDGELFAEGVALSAIAQRFGTPTYVYSRAHIEAQYRSFTDPLNGVPHLVCYAVKANSNLGVLNVLARLGAGFDIVSRGELERVLAAGGKADKIVFSGVGKSREDMRRALEVGVHCFNVESTDELERLQVVAAEMGVRAPISLRVNPDVDAGTHPYISTGLKENKFGIAIADAEDVYIRAAQLPNLEVLGVDCHIGSQLTSLPPFLDALDRLLALVDRLGECGIYLHHIDLGGGVGVRYRDENPPLIADYIQAVRERTEGRGLTLMFEPGRYIVANASVLLTQVEYLKHTEHKDFAIVDAAMNDLIRPALYQAWMNVTAVTPRDSEPRTYDIVGPICETGDFLAKERQLALEEGDLLAVHSAGAYGFVMSSNYNTRGRAAEVLVDGDQAFEVRRRETVAELYAGESLLPE
- the dapF gene encoding diaminopimelate epimerase, producing MLLRFTKMHGLGNDFMVLDLVSQHAHILPKHAKQWGDRHTGIGFDQLLLVEAPSNPEVDFRYRIFNSDGSEVEQCGNGARCFARFVLDKRLTAKRQIRVETKGGVIELDIRSDGQISVNMGAPRLVPADIPFQAPEQAKSYALEVDDQSVDIAAVSMGNPHAVLRVNDINNAPVDELGPKIEHHPRFPARVNVGFLQVIDRSRAQLRVWERGAGETQACGTGACAAAVAAISQGWMDSPLLIDLPGGRLSIEWAGPGHPVLMTGPASRVYEGQVRL
- a CDS encoding DUF484 family protein, with amino-acid sequence MTDKPQVPAEASPNESLEAAAVAAYLEANPDFFVDHEELLPALRIPHQRGDTVSLVERQMKILRERNIEMRHRLSQLMDVARDNDRLFDKTRRLILTLMDATSLEETVIAVEDSLRQDFQVPFVSLILFSDNPMPVGRWVSGSDAQTAIGGLLSEGKTISGTLREHELDFLFGAEQRKQIGSTAVVALSHQGLHGVLAIASRDPAHYKSSVGTLFLTYIAEVLGRVLPRFTTALRAVR
- the xerC gene encoding tyrosine recombinase XerC, with amino-acid sequence MERQLDAYCAHLRNERQVSPHTLEAYRRDLNTVLAYCEKHQISSWKALDIQSLRSLIARLHQAGQSSRSLSRLLSAVRGLYHYLNREGLCDHDPANGLAPPKGERRLPKTLDTDRALQLLDGAVEDDFLAHRDQAILELFYSSGLRLSELTGLNLDQLDLADGLVQVLGKGSKTRVLPVGRKAREALQLWLPLRLLTNPADDAVFVSQQGRRLGPRAIQLRVKAAGERELGQNLHPHMLRHSFASHMLESSQDLRAVQELLGHSDIKTTQIYTHLDFQHLATVYDSAHPRAKRIKGGDS
- a CDS encoding HAD family hydrolase, with the translated sequence MSIKLITFDLDDTLWDNVPVIISAEASMREWLAVNAAKVGDLPLEYFASLRQQVLQRHPELKHRISVLRHRVLMHAFEEAGYPQPQATEMADVCFEAFIHARHQISVFPEAEPMLQALREHFLLGVITNGNADVQRVGLADYFHFALRAEDIGIAKPDARLFQEALQRGGVDASAAVHIGDHPGDDIAGAQAAGLRAVWFNPTGKVWEGDKHPDAQIRSLTELPELLRNWQ
- the sutA gene encoding transcriptional regulator SutA; the encoded protein is MSDDDLENDELEVGDEDDTEEGLEAAAEDVADDDGGDDAPAPAAKGKAKAAVSVDELPSVEAKNKERDALARAMEEFLAKGGKVQEVEANVVADPPKKPDNKYGSRPI
- a CDS encoding secondary thiamine-phosphate synthase enzyme YjbQ encodes the protein MWQQTLITLRAKPRGFHLVTDELLAGLPELKACRVGLLHLWLQHTSASLTVNENADPAVRRDFERFFNSLVPQGQAGFEHNDEGPDDLPAHFKASLLGCQLSLPVKAGRLAMGTWQGVYLGEHRDHGGARKVLATLHGDGA
- a CDS encoding ammonium transporter, with amino-acid sequence MTLRKFAGLGALLSIVMPSLAMAADEVAAPVLNSGDTAWMLTSTALVLFMTIPGLALFYGGMVRSKNILSVMMQCFAITGLITILWFVYGYSMAFDTTGMEAGVVNFNSFVGGLSKLFLSGVTPASITGPAALFPEAVFVTFQMTFAIITPALIVGAFAERMKFSAMLIFMAVWFTLVYAPIAHMVWGGPGSLLGDWGVLDFAGGTVVHINAGVAGLVACIVLGKRKGFPTTPMAPHNLGYTLVGAAMLWVGWFGFNAGSAAAANGTAGMAMLVTQIATAAAALGWMFAEWVTHGKPSALGIASGVVAGLVAITPAAGTVGPMGALVIGLVAGVICFFCATSLKRKLGYDDSLDAFGVHGIGGIVGAILTGVFAAPALGGFGTVTDVAAQVWIQAKGVGFTVIYTAIVTFIILKVLDMVMGLRVTEEEEAVGLDLAQHNERGYNL
- the glnK gene encoding P-II family nitrogen regulator encodes the protein MKLVTAIIKPFKLDDVRESLSEIGVQGITVTEVKGFGRQKGHTELYRGAEYVVDFLPKVKIDVAIDDKDLDRVIEAITKAANTGKIGDGKIFVVNLEQAIRIRTGETDTDAI
- a CDS encoding accessory factor UbiK family protein, which gives rise to MLAPKDLLDALSGHASRLFSGDTPLPRNEIESQFKALLQSGFSKLDLVSREEFDSQMVVLARTRARLESLEAKVAELEARLAPTSAE
- a CDS encoding YifB family Mg chelatase-like AAA ATPase; the protein is MSLAIVHSRAQIGVEAPAVTVEVHMANGLPSLTLVGLPETAVKESKDRVRSAILNSALQYPSRRITLNLAPADLPKDGGRFDLAIALGILAASVQVPALMLDDVECLGELALSGEVRAVKGVLPAALAARKAGRTVIVPRANAEEACLASGLKVIAVDHLLQVVAHLNGHVPIEPYKSDGLLFLNKPYPDLSEVQGQIAAKRALLIAAAGAHNLLFSGPPGTGKTLLASRLPGLLPPLSEQEALEVAAIQSVVSLAPLSHWPHRPFRQPHHSASGPALVGGGSKPQPGEITLAHHGVLFLDELPEFDRKVLEVLREPLESGHIVISRARDRVSFPARFQLVAAMNPCPCGYLGEPSGRCRCTPEQIQRYRNKLSGPLLDRIDLHLTVAREATALNPAQQAGDNTATASAQVAEARELQQRRQGCANAFLDLPGLRKHCTLAKTDEGWLESACERLTLSLRAAHRLLKVARTLADLDQVDNITRDHLKEALQYRPAAIT